The Littorina saxatilis isolate snail1 linkage group LG13, US_GU_Lsax_2.0, whole genome shotgun sequence genome contains a region encoding:
- the LOC138983833 gene encoding uncharacterized protein, whose amino-acid sequence MAKGVSLRPKLSPPQGRQLERSYRPYLTCFMVSTCIAVLMCVVFGLTAFNIYNHRFGRTERKFHAGDQISLWRAAGDLTPVFCSAYSVDTRQVADFYLLPKRAEVDPFRRNNFTMIMTTPPGGQPYVKDVHYLPEGSVASLSACRGSPADVEKPHTDVPAEFLVIVGDEDFDEWRKYFNNRHVKHRVVIPKNATCKNSTTLPHLELSVSGADNYFFVLIMRDHSLVSNEIRLTGVVSSTVYNVSGATSMCNHSQSTCEFPLAWGSKQDIIAQVLNNSKVTSVADAAKTFVTDCQVRLAFWVPLFGVVPFCLMGVVSVWCWYLLVKKRSISSRYRQPARSRQSGPSYGSMDVEESAPLIGESPPPASRAASNENENDGCASIQD is encoded by the exons ATGGCGAAAGGAGTTAGTTTACGTCCCAAGCTCTCCCCTCCCCAGGGGCGACAACTGGAGCGGAGTTATCGTCCCTACCTGACGTGTTTCATGGTGAGTACCTGTATCGCCGTTCTCATGTGCGTGGTCTTCGGACTCACCGCTTTCAACATCTACAATCACCGCTTCGGGCGGACTGAGAGGAAGTTCCACGCCGGTGACCAGATCTCGCTGTGGAGGGCTGCAGGGGACTTGACACCTGTCTTCTGCTCTGCTTACAGTGTGGATACACGACAAGT AGCTGATTTTTACCTTCTCCCGAAGAGAGCAGAGGTGGATCCATTCAGGCGTAACAACTTTACAATGATCATGACAACTCCCCCGGGAGGCCAGCCGTACGTTAAGGATGTCCACTACCTGCCAGAAGGGTCGGTGGCTTCACTGTCAGCATGCCGCGGTTCCCCCGCTGATGTTGAGAAGCCTCATACGGACGTCCCAGCAGAGTTTTTGGTGATTGTTGGAGACGAAGACTTTGAT GAGTGGCGCAAGTATTTCAACAATCGCCACGTCAAACACAGAGTGGTGATCCCCAAGAACGCCACATGCAAAAACTCCACCACTCTGCCGCACCTTGAGCTAAGCGTTTCAGGGGCCGACAACTATTTCTTCGTTCTCATCATGCGCGATCATTCCTTGGTCTCCAATGAGATCCGTCTCACAGGAGTCGTCAGCAGTACCGTTTACAACGTTAGCGGAGCAACGAGCATGTGCAACCACAGTCAAAGCACGTGCGAGTTTCCCCTTGCGTGGGGAAGCAAGCAGGACATTATCGCTCAAGTCCTGAATAATTCCAAGGTCACTAGCGTGGCAGATGCTGCAAAGACATTCGTCACTGACTGCCAAGTGCGTCTGGCATTTTGGGTTCCGTTGTTTGGCGTGGTGCCATTCTGTTTGATGGGGGTGGTGTCGGTCTGGTGCTGGTACCTGCTCGTTAAGAAGAGGAGCATTAGTTCCCGCTATCGCCAGCCCGCCAGAAGTCGGCAGTCTGGCCCAAGTTATGGGTCTATGGATGTGGAAGAGTCTGCGCCTCTGATTGGTGAGTCCCCTCCTCCGGCTTCTCGTGCGGCCTCTAACGAGAATGAAAATGATGGCTGTGCGTCCATCCAGGATTAA
- the LOC138983836 gene encoding cytochrome P450 2B4-like: protein MLQLDSTTFLIFLIVFLSLWFLFRRRAGRLPCPLPPGPPYPLPVLGHLYLMSKDPREKFKAWRRQYGDIFSLHLGPHVLIVISSYQLLKEAFVKHGDIFSHRPDMYVLDHIGKKKGVILSSGERWKEQRKVALEILREFGLGKNILAEKIQEEVKEYLKGLETENSAAFNPSHLTHHCIANIICSIVFGRRYDFDDPHFLKCMDKLESNMKDVGGDAAILNFMPYLRFLPGDLFHMKRVDRNAAFIDAFCKDAYTEHLKDYDENCVKDFISGYIREMKRKDAADEETTINEENLLQVIGDLFAAGMETTATTLCWAIIYFLHYPWVQEKCYQEIQEKVGSGRLPGLQDKLSLPYVEATAMEILRTSNIVPFGVQHTVSEDVVFHEYFIPKNAIILPLMDSVLSDPEIWGDPESFRPERFLDEDGKCTRPEEFIPFSLGRRMCLGESLARMELFLFLSAMVQRFIFLPPEDGELPSLQGMLGTTLCPPQFRVRAVPRK, encoded by the exons ATGCTGCAGCTTGATTCCACGACGTTCCTGATTTTCCTTATTGTGTTTCTGTCGCTGTGGTTCCTTTTTCGAAGACGAGCTGGAAGACTACCATGTCCTTTACCCCCCGGCCCACCCTACCCTCTTCCTGTGCTGGGGCATCTCTACCTCATGTCAAAG GATCCTCGAGAAAAGTTCAAGGCATGGAGGAGGCAGTACGGGGACATTTTCAGCCTTCACCTTGGTCCCCATGTGCTGATCGTGATCAGTTCGTACCAGCTTCTGAAGGAGGCGTTTGTGAAGCATGGCGACATCTTTTCTCACCGTCCCGACATGTACGTCCTGGATCATATTGGGAAAAAGAAAG GTGTCATCCTATCATCGGGTGAGCGGTGGAAGGAGCAACGCAAAGTGGCTTTGGAGATTCTGCGAGAGTTTGGTCTGGGCAAGAACATCTTAGCAGAGAAGATTCAAGAGGAAGTTAAGGAGTACCTGAAAGGCTTGGAGACGGAAAACAGTGCAGCATTCAACCCATCTCACCTCACCCACCACTGTATAGCTAACATCATCTGCTCCATTGTTTTTGGGAGACGCTACGACTTTGATGACCCTCATTTCTTAAAGTGCATGGACAAGCTAGAAAGCAACATGAAGGATGTTGGTGGGgatgccgccatcttgaatttcaTGCCCTACCTTCGTTTCTTGCCTGGCGACCTTTTTCACATGAAGAGAGTCGACAGAAATGCTGCATTTATCGACGCTTTCTGCAAAGATGCGTACACTGAGCATTTGAAGGATTATGATGAGAACTGTGTCAAGGATTTCATCAGTGGCTACATTCGGGAAATGAAAAGGAAAGACGCTGCCGATGAAGAGACAACGATAAATG AGGAGAACCTTCTACAGGTGATAGGCGACCTGTTTGCAGCAGGAATGGAAACCACGGCAACCACACTGTGCTGGGCCATTATCTACTTTCTGCATTACCCCTGG GTTCAAGAGAAGTGCTACCAAGAAATTCAGGAAAAGGTTGGATCGGGAAGGTTGCCGGGTCTACAAGACAAGCTCAGCCTCCCCTACGTTGAAGCCACAGCCATGGAAATCCTCAGAACGTCGAACATCGTTCCGTTTGGTGTTCAGCACACTGTGTCGGAAGATGTGGTGTTCCACGAATACTTCATTCCGAAGAACGCCATCATCCTTCCTCTGATGGATTCTGTGCTGTCTGATCCTGAGATCTGGGGCGACCCAGAGTCCTTTCGACCCGAGAGGTTTTTGGATGAAGATGGCAAGTGTACACGACCAGAAGAGTTCATACCGTTCTCTCTCG GTCGGCGTATGTGTCTGGGAGAATCTCTGGCCAGGATGGAGTTGTTCCTTTTCTTGTCGGCAATGGTACAGCGCTTCATCTTCTTGCCGCCTGAGGATGGAGAGCTGCCATCTTTACAAGGCATGCTGGGAACAACGCTTTGTCCGCCGCAGTTCAGAGTTCGCGCTGTACCAAGAAAGTGA
- the LOC138983835 gene encoding uncharacterized protein, with translation MTELHFTNDFEDDNDIYITEFEDDSLSSESASFNGPSVGDAATNIVDSTHASPSQDLVNFDSGDRSNNLPNETRNEQSVANQRSVRQQSPSDHSDIVNFSWASEDKGDYSKSAWGLDLCDTGERNIWGPVPEAQNGELTSRSVSSSAGWDDRLWSRKATELHNVESQSDHPTASATEQGAAAAEQKRDSCDEKAESTGNLDSFHLFSLDSGDFWFRVQKSVLEARSPMAEPQTSALTGQQEGLPRTSQSMGQRGHQHPAGLHTPSPELESAPLEEFLAGLNLGSLGDDVGSGSQHVHEQEGRRVVETNHSPNRTSVSAQPQYQQLSNSQEPPSNTHHPNLTYPDRHIHRAVEDEDTVTKAQQNRPWKLPEKSVVSTEMPRPGRQVKFEEDQGGIRHFGMILTLEQQTETRSDADLVASLASSGRVDHDAILKPETDYRESSLTGSTSRPLIRNPEERSHFGTTNPTEPPGSQDAEDSQLHGSQSVGGADHSAPAAAEDVAHESASSLSMNTSAAKPMMKPAPSSEATLDTTVPGSSHIATNDRSPSSPAPSPVQFFGATASRSVSHSDWSSTFMADNPPCLPVQDQTWTEVCKDQELFYPTQAFEEAKDILFNSEHRRILLVGPPGSGKRTLAHALLRYADMKNVAPYVIKTFKEWRECVGGSNGQEGQGMNSTQILLFDHIFGKGLLKRLDVWEKVFDLMEGFCQQGKVMLVFTFYPHILKALREARPNCDLFRCDCEVQMDLSEEDRRKMLESHMECLEVRDMQKYRDTFIHFVTKQIDESGPVFPECCRRARVFITSYVPLPDPQKNEENFRQYLFDGGKIFSRLSPVYKDFVSQLLHEEDASSEKLLAAFCLLLGKVDLMGDQSARIVAEMCKDIGFSSTFSSISLLNMLKKFRGTLVRDDCSDFVSRHVYEGAALALAHLHVCVVIKLVDWQFLVKRCIVPLSGVKINDTVRPFILEVKRVTADRKSPEYIALVRRIAHGLASPSEMAFAVQHDALQSQDFAKDVQSVHNAEVLLKVLAENCDSVHDASLLYWTVFNDSGFLFKLIFKFVGGKRRHCKANLVRIALACCVLAGKSEFLAFLLKYWKQVTHEDVELLLRGTHIQSHSFMPLPRKKECVSQAWLNQLKHVNSVSTEGMHETVTSFSEMSPSASDTAGPLSLPASFDSQQEIGEVSAPVQVRTSSLKIPKTESKRKPKVIEISRPPLHLAITYKNSAVVDLLVEKFPCCLSVTDHSGRTALHMAARYGYVDIAQKLLLQRRSLLSATDGFGNNALHESCSSGQMEVAKLLMEADASMANVHNNFGSTPVDLALLEGNADLASLLSYKSVSCR, from the exons ATGACGGAGCTACACTTCACTAATGATTTTGAGGATGATAATGATATTTACATTACTGAGTTTGAAGATGACTCGCTTTCATCTGAGTCTGCTTCTTTCAACGGACCATCAGTTGGAGATGCAGCTACAAATATTGTTGACAGTACTCATGCAAGTCCCAGCCAGGATTTGGTCAACTTTGACAGTGGTGATAGGTCTAACAACTTGCCTAATGAGACCAGAAATGAACAAAGTGTAGCTAACCAGAGAAGTGTTAGACAGCAAAGTCCCAGTGATCACAGCGATATAGTAAATTTTTCATGGGCAAGTGAGGACAAAGGGGACTACAGTAAGAGTGCCTGGGGACTGGATTTGTGTGACACCGGAGAAAGAAACATCTGGGGGCCTGTCCCTGAAGCGCAAAATGGAGAACTTACTTCTCGCTCCGTTTCGTCTTCAGCAGGTTGGGACGATAGATTGTGGAGTAGGAAAGCTACAGAACTTCACAATGTAGAAAGTCAGTCTGACCACCCGACTGCTAGTGCTACTGAACAAGGGGCTGCTGCCGCAGAGCAAAAAAGAGACAGCTGTGATGAGAAAGCAGAGAGTACAGGCAACCTAGACAGCTTTCATCTCTTTTCTCTTGACTCTGGTGATTTTTGGTTCAGAGTGCAAAAGTCTGTCCTCGAAGCCAGATCTCCCATGGCAGAGCCACAAACATCGGCCCTCACTGGCCAGCAAGAAGGGTTACCTCGTACCTCACAAAGCATGGGACAGAGAGGGCACCAGCACCCAGCTGGATTGCACACTCCCTCTCCTGAACTGGAAAGTGCTCCGTTGGAAGAATTTCTTGCTGGTTTAAACTTGGGCAGCCTTGGAGATGATGTGGGTAGTGGTTCTCAACATGTGCATGAACAAGAAGGTCGGCGTGTTGTGGAAACCAACCACTCACCAAACAGAACTTCAGTAAGTGCACAACCACAATACCAGCAGTTGTCCAACTCCCAAGAACCCCCCAGCAATACCCACCATCCCAACCTTACTTATCCAGACCGTCACATTCACAGAGCAGTTGAGGATGAAGATACGgtaaccaaagctcagcaaaaTCGTCCATGGAAGCTGCCAGAAAAGTCTGTGGTCTCAACTGAGATGCCAAGGCCTGGGAGGCAGGTAAAGTTTGAAGAAGACCAAGGAGGCATAAGGCATTTTGGCATGATTTTGACACTCGAGCAACAAACCGAGACCAGGAGCGATGCAGATTTGGTGGCCAGTTTAGCGTCATCAGGAAGGGTTGATCATGATGCAATACTCAAGCCAGAAACTGATTACCGTGAATCATCACTAACGGGAAGTACAAGCCGACCACTGATAAGAAATCCTGAAGAGAGGAGCCactttggaacaacaaatcccACAGAACCTCCTGGGTCACAGGATGCTGAAGACAGTCAACTGCATGGGTCTCAGAGTGTTGGAGGTGCTGATCATTCAGCGCCTGCCGCTGCTGAAGATGTTGCCCATGAGTCTGCAAGCAGTCTGAGCATGAACACAAGTGCTGCCAAGCCAATGATGAAACCAGCACCAAGTTCTGAGGCAACACTGGACACCACTGTTCCAGGGTCGTCGCACA TTGCAACAAATGACAGGAGCCCCTCATCACCGGCGCCCAGTCCTGTGCAGTTTTTCGGGGCCACAGCATCCCGAAGCGTCTCCCACTCCGACTGGAGTTCTACCTTCATGGCCGACAACCCACCATGCCTACCTGTTCAGG ATCAAACTTGGACAGAAGTCTGCAAGGACCAAGAACTCTTCTACCCAACACAAGCCTTCGAAGAGGCCAAGGACATTCTGTTTAATTCAGAGCATCGACGAATTCTCCTTGTGGGCCCACCAGGCTCAGGCAAGCGAACGCTAGCGCACGCTCTTCTACGATATGCAGACATGAAAAACGTTGCGCCGTATGTGATCAAAACTTTTAAAGAATGGCGGGAGTGTGTCGGTGGTTCGAATGGTCAGGAGGGTCAGGGGATGAATTCCACACAGATTCTTCTGTTCGATCACATTTTTGGTAAGGGGTTGCTTAAAAGGCTAGATGTCTGGGAAAAAGTGTTTGATTTGATGGAGGGGTTTTGTCAGCAAGGGAAAGTCATGCTTGTGTTTACGTTCTACCCTCATATTTTGAAGGCACTGCGTGAGGCTCGACCAAACTGTGATCTTTTTCGCTGTGACTGCGAAGTCCAAATGGATCTTTCTGAAGAGGACAGGAGAAAGATGCTGGAGAGTCACATGGAATGCCTCGAGGTAAGAGATATGCAAAAGTACAGGGACACCTTTATTCACTTTGTTACCAAACAAATTGACGAAAGCGGGCCAGTGTTTCCCGAGTGCTGCAGGAGAGCAAGGGTTTTCATCACGTCTTACGTACCTCTTCCAGATCCTCAGAAAAATGAGGAGAATTTCAGACAATATCTTTTTGATGGGGGAAAGATTTTTTCAAGGCTCTCCCCTGTGTATAAAGACTTTGTCTCTCAGCTGCTGCACGAAGAAGACGCGTCCAGTGAAAAGCTTCTGGCTGCGTTCTGTCTCCTTTTGGGTAAGGTTGATCTGATGGGCGATCAGAGTGCACGCATTGTGGCCGAGATGTGCAAAGACATTGGCTTCAGCAGTACTTTTTCATCCATCAGTCTGCTGAACATGTTGAAGAAGTTTCGTGGCACTTTGGTCCGAGACGACTGCTCCGATTTTGTGAGCAGACATGTCTACGAAGGGGCAGCGTTGGCGCTGGCTCACCTTCACGTCTGTGTCGTCATCAAGCTTGTTGACTGGCAGTTTCTGGTCAAACGCTGCATAGTGCCACTTAGCGGAGTCAAAATTAATGACACTGTCAGACCCTTCATACTGGAGGTGAAGAGAGTGACAGCGGACAGAAAAAGCCCTGAGTACATAGCTCTGGTACGGAGAATTGCCCACGGGCTTGCCAGTCCCTCAGAAATGGCCTTCGCTGTTCAGCATGACGCTCTGCAAAGTCAGGACTTTGCCAAAGACGTGCAGTCTGTACACAATGCTGAGGTTCTCTTGAAAGTTCTGGCTGAAAACTGCGACAGTGTGCATGACGCTTCATTGCTGTACTGGACTGTCTTCAATGACTCAGGCTTCCTGTTCAAGCTGATTTTCAAATTTGTTGGTGGGAAGCGTCGTCATTGCAAAGCCAATCTGGTTCGGATTGCGCTTGCCTGTTGCGTGCTGGCGGGAAAATCAGAATTTCTTGCCTTCTTGCTCAAGTACTGGAAGCAAGTGACTCATGAGGATGTTGAGCTTTTACTGCGGGGAACGCACATACAATCACATTCGTTCATGCCTTTACCCagaaagaaggaatgcgttTCTCAGGCTTGGCTGAATCAGCTGAAGCATGTGAACAGTGTCTCGACAGAAGGAATGCATGAGACAGTGACGTCCTTCTCAGAAATGTCGCCGTCAGCCTCAGATACAGCGGGACCCCTCTCTCTTCCAGCCAGTTTTGACAGTCAGCAGGAAATCGGAGAAGTTTCTGCACCCGTTCAGGTGAGAACGAGTTCCTTGAAGATTCCCAAGACAGAATCGAAGAGGAAACCAAAGGTCATCGAGATCTCACGGCCACCACTTCATCTGGCCATTACCTACAAGAATAGTGCAGTAGTGGATTTACTGGTAGAGAAGTTTCCATGCTGTCTGAGTGTAACAGACCATTCAGGGCGAACGGCTTTGCACATGGCAGCTCGCTATGGCTATGTTGACATTGCACAGAAATTACTTCTCCAGCGCAGAAGTTTGCTTTCGGCGACAGATGGTTTCGGGAATAATGCCTTGCATGAATCTTGCAGCAGTGGCCAGATGGAAGTTGCCAAGCTTTTAATGGAGGCTGACGCAAGCATGGCAAATGTTCACAACAACTTTGGTAGCACCCCTGTAGATTTGGCTTTGTTAGAAGGGAATGCTGACCTTGCTAGCCTGTTGAGTTATAAGAGTGTTTCTTGCAGATGA